A genomic window from Flavobacterium hankyongi includes:
- a CDS encoding RagB/SusD family nutrient uptake outer membrane protein — protein MKKYIYIGLLIAIIPSVILISCSDDFVERKPAYSIDSENYFNSQEEYEKALIAVYDILQSTYVNVILGEIASDNTLCGGESPTDVIGFQQIDDMIHTPVNSNLKNIWDWNFAGVQRANYILEFKDKTDFAGKEKILAETRFLRAYFHFELVKWFGGIPLKGDMRFKLGDEKTIPRSSVANVYASIEADLIFASQNLPQTQAQKGRITKGAALSLLGKAYLFQNKFTQAADVLDDVIDSNAYSLVTDYNTIFENSGENGPESVFEVQYVESEGAGFGCLQCSEGNVAVGFSGIRNYSGTLFTSGFSFNVPTQEAANAFESGDNRKNVAILDIQAWANSTGATYGVGNEHTGYFNRKYLPRKRSNDAQGDLNLTNPNNYRSIRYADVLLMAAEAYNRGNIDDGKARLYLNQVRSRAFGNTGHNINSTGAALTDAILAERRVELMGEGHRFFDLVRTGKAAGTIPGFTANKNEVFPIPIEEIQFSAGNWSQNQGY, from the coding sequence ATGAAAAAGTATATATATATAGGATTACTTATTGCAATAATTCCTTCTGTAATTCTGATTTCATGCTCAGATGATTTTGTTGAAAGAAAACCAGCATATTCAATAGACTCAGAAAATTATTTTAATTCTCAAGAAGAGTATGAAAAGGCTCTAATTGCAGTATATGATATTTTGCAATCTACATACGTAAATGTTATTTTAGGAGAAATTGCTTCAGATAATACTTTGTGTGGAGGAGAAAGTCCAACAGATGTTATCGGTTTTCAACAAATTGATGATATGATTCACACACCAGTTAACAGTAATTTAAAAAACATTTGGGATTGGAATTTTGCAGGTGTACAGCGAGCAAATTACATTTTAGAGTTTAAGGATAAAACTGATTTCGCAGGAAAAGAAAAAATTCTTGCAGAAACAAGATTCCTTAGAGCATATTTTCATTTTGAATTGGTTAAATGGTTTGGAGGAATTCCTTTAAAAGGGGATATGCGTTTTAAATTAGGTGATGAAAAGACAATTCCTAGATCTTCAGTCGCTAATGTATATGCCTCTATAGAAGCAGATTTAATTTTTGCTTCTCAAAATTTACCACAAACTCAAGCTCAAAAAGGAAGAATAACAAAAGGAGCGGCGCTTTCTTTATTAGGCAAAGCTTACTTATTTCAAAATAAGTTTACCCAAGCGGCTGATGTTTTAGATGATGTTATTGATTCTAACGCCTATTCTTTGGTAACAGATTATAATACCATTTTTGAAAATAGTGGTGAAAATGGACCTGAGTCTGTTTTTGAAGTTCAATATGTAGAATCTGAAGGAGCTGGATTTGGATGTTTGCAATGTAGTGAAGGAAATGTGGCAGTTGGTTTTAGTGGGATAAGAAACTATTCGGGTACTTTATTTACATCAGGTTTTAGTTTTAACGTTCCTACTCAGGAAGCAGCAAATGCTTTTGAAAGTGGTGATAATAGAAAAAATGTTGCAATTCTCGATATACAAGCTTGGGCAAACAGTACTGGAGCTACTTACGGTGTAGGTAATGAGCATACAGGGTATTTTAATCGTAAATATTTACCAAGAAAAAGAAGTAATGATGCTCAAGGTGATTTGAATTTAACAAATCCGAATAATTATAGATCTATTCGTTATGCCGATGTTTTATTAATGGCTGCTGAAGCTTATAATAGAGGAAATATTGATGATGGAAAAGCCCGTTTGTATTTAAACCAAGTTCGTAGTAGAGCATTTGGAAATACAGGCCATAATATAAACTCAACAGGAGCAGCTCTTACAGATGCTATTTTGGCAGAGCGTAGAGTAGAATTAATGGGAGAAGGTCATCGTTTTTTTGATTTGGTAAGAACAGGAAAAGCTGCTGGAACTATCCCAGGATTTACGGCTAATAAAAACGAAGTATTCCCAATTCCTATTGAAGAAATTCAATTTTCTGCTGGAAACTGGAGTCAAAATCAAGGATATTAA
- a CDS encoding beta-1,3-glucanase family protein produces MKRMFYFKLLAVLQILFLSTMGFAQGAIPFTVSNNSPFNDADIYVAIVGKDINTGNHIWVNPRTSQILPMDASYNTVQGPTPNGNLGPGGNGRYANCFAKLSEIPNKTFTLPLIAGCRVFISKGSQMYLYFFGSSGAPSGYAGHNPLNPTDPNNGILYEMIELTNNQYGFFGNPTRVDSFKYPIGLELFGTNGYQKKVGEYKTQSEIVALFKTNVSAEFQGCVNDATGEITAPSKTPAFAEGSGAYANYMKSYVDAIWNKYKNEDLIFYAGDAGVFKGRIIGEQLEVVGQSGGFVGRTGRVQYRPSTQEVLEGKGVLDRRLVDGDLDLVVQAQLCAAINRHMVNVTTSNPGQQNWYDAPNFYKANPMNHYAKFWHLSGVSLDNLSYGFAYDDVADQSPSLHTPQPTKVIATFGGYVGITNPSVPATTGIITSYDDCNFTGFSAGFGIGDYNLAALQAKGVRNDAISSLKITQGFKVILYMDDNFTGTSTTLTSDSSCFNSTWNDKVSSMRVLPNGDTNVGNVTYHLQNRNSGLYMDVLGASNANGANVAQGTFNGGNNQKFTFTHLGDGLYKIIANHSGQSLDVNNFNVANGANVEQYPYNATPNQQFILVSTGDGYYKIIAKHSGKLVEVAGFSTANGGNVQQWENVNQSSGHWKLVSVVNSNLIQAENYSAMSGIQVEATTDAGGGSNVGYCDTGDWMAYNSINFPTSGPYLIEYRVASAVTGAKISSDLNAGSIVLGTLNVPNTGGWQNWQTISHTVNVNAGTYNFGIFIQTSGVNINWIRITKVSTARISENIILEVNKDSEVDFSIFPNPTSDYLFFSKDVSDKKLSIVNLSGNVILKTTMSQNSLDVSSLSSGVYFVIIEDANNKATKRFLKK; encoded by the coding sequence ATGAAAAGAATGTTTTATTTCAAGCTTCTCGCAGTATTGCAAATACTGTTCTTGAGCACAATGGGTTTTGCGCAAGGAGCAATCCCTTTTACGGTTAGTAATAACTCACCATTTAACGACGCAGACATTTATGTTGCCATTGTAGGGAAAGACATAAATACAGGTAATCACATTTGGGTAAATCCAAGAACAAGTCAAATTTTACCTATGGATGCTTCTTACAACACTGTACAAGGTCCCACACCTAATGGTAATTTAGGTCCAGGAGGCAATGGAAGATATGCCAATTGTTTTGCTAAACTAAGTGAAATCCCTAATAAGACTTTCACTTTACCTTTAATTGCAGGGTGTAGAGTATTTATTTCAAAAGGATCTCAAATGTATTTATATTTCTTTGGATCTTCAGGTGCTCCATCTGGTTATGCAGGACATAATCCTTTAAACCCTACTGATCCAAATAATGGAATCCTTTATGAAATGATTGAGTTAACAAATAATCAATACGGTTTCTTTGGAAATCCTACACGTGTAGACTCATTCAAATATCCTATCGGACTTGAGTTATTTGGTACAAATGGGTATCAAAAAAAGGTCGGAGAATATAAAACGCAAAGCGAAATAGTTGCTTTGTTTAAAACTAATGTTTCTGCTGAGTTTCAAGGTTGTGTTAATGATGCTACCGGTGAAATTACTGCCCCTTCAAAAACCCCAGCTTTTGCCGAAGGTTCTGGTGCTTATGCAAATTATATGAAATCATATGTAGATGCCATTTGGAACAAATATAAAAATGAGGATTTAATATTTTATGCAGGTGATGCAGGTGTTTTTAAAGGAAGGATAATTGGCGAACAATTAGAAGTAGTGGGACAATCGGGAGGTTTTGTTGGTCGCACAGGAAGGGTACAATACAGACCGTCAACACAGGAAGTCTTAGAAGGAAAAGGGGTTTTGGATAGAAGATTAGTTGATGGAGATTTAGATTTAGTAGTTCAAGCGCAGCTTTGTGCAGCTATAAACAGACACATGGTGAATGTGACAACATCAAATCCAGGTCAACAAAATTGGTACGACGCTCCTAATTTTTATAAAGCAAATCCAATGAATCATTATGCTAAATTTTGGCACTTATCAGGAGTTAGTTTAGATAATTTATCTTACGGTTTTGCCTATGATGATGTTGCAGATCAATCACCTTCATTACATACACCGCAACCTACAAAAGTGATCGCAACTTTTGGAGGATATGTTGGTATTACAAATCCCTCGGTTCCTGCTACCACTGGAATCATAACATCATATGATGATTGTAATTTTACTGGATTCTCAGCTGGATTTGGTATTGGTGATTATAATCTTGCTGCATTGCAAGCAAAAGGTGTTAGAAATGATGCCATTTCTTCATTAAAAATAACGCAAGGTTTTAAAGTTATTTTATATATGGATGATAATTTTACAGGAACTTCTACAACATTAACCTCAGATTCTTCTTGTTTTAATTCAACTTGGAATGATAAGGTATCCTCAATGAGAGTTTTACCAAACGGAGATACTAACGTAGGAAATGTTACTTATCATTTACAAAATCGTAATAGCGGATTATACATGGACGTATTGGGTGCTAGTAATGCTAATGGAGCAAATGTGGCTCAAGGAACATTTAATGGTGGAAACAATCAAAAATTTACTTTTACTCATTTAGGAGATGGATTGTACAAGATAATAGCAAATCATAGTGGACAATCTTTAGATGTCAATAATTTTAATGTCGCTAATGGAGCTAATGTTGAGCAGTATCCTTATAATGCTACACCAAATCAACAATTTATTTTAGTTTCAACAGGTGACGGATATTATAAAATTATTGCTAAACATAGTGGTAAGCTGGTTGAGGTTGCTGGATTTAGTACTGCAAATGGAGGTAATGTTCAGCAATGGGAAAATGTGAATCAATCTAGTGGACATTGGAAATTAGTTTCTGTTGTGAATTCAAATTTAATTCAGGCTGAGAATTATTCTGCTATGAGTGGAATACAAGTTGAAGCTACTACAGATGCCGGAGGAGGTTCAAATGTTGGCTATTGTGATACTGGTGATTGGATGGCTTATAATAGCATTAATTTCCCAACATCAGGCCCATATTTAATAGAATATAGAGTAGCAAGTGCTGTAACGGGAGCCAAAATTTCATCTGATTTAAATGCAGGATCAATAGTTTTGGGAACATTAAATGTACCAAATACTGGAGGATGGCAAAATTGGCAAACCATTTCACATACCGTTAATGTGAACGCAGGAACATATAATTTTGGAATTTTTATTCAAACTTCAGGGGTAAATATTAATTGGATTAGAATTACTAAAGTGTCTACTGCCCGAATCAGTGAAAATATAATTCTTGAAGTAAATAAAGATAGTGAAGTTGATTTTTCAATTTTCCCTAATCCTACATCAGATTATTTATTCTTTTCAAAAGATGTTAGTGACAAAAAACTATCTATTGTTAATTTATCAGGGAATGTTATTTTAAAGACTACTATGTCTCAAAATAGTCTTGATGTTTCAAGTCTGTCATCAGGAGTTTATTTTGTCATAATAGAAGATGCTAACAATAAAGCTACTAAACGATTTTTGAAAAAATAA
- a CDS encoding RNA polymerase sigma factor — protein MATNQLPDALLVRDYINGNENALAVLINRHQSKIYGFIYSKVLDRDLSDDIFQDTFIKVIKTLKSNSYNEEGKFLPWVMRIAHNLIIDTFRRDKKMPKYRDSDEFSIFSILMDNSPNIEGQMITEQVESDLLKLINELPDDQREVLEMRIYQDLSFKEIADLTDVSINTALGRMRYAVLNLRKIIEKNQIILTN, from the coding sequence ATGGCTACAAATCAACTCCCAGACGCTTTATTAGTTAGAGATTACATTAATGGTAATGAAAACGCATTGGCTGTTTTGATTAACAGACACCAATCTAAAATTTATGGTTTTATTTATTCTAAAGTTTTAGATAGAGATTTATCAGATGATATATTTCAGGATACGTTTATTAAGGTAATTAAAACTTTAAAATCGAACTCATATAATGAAGAAGGCAAATTTTTACCTTGGGTTATGCGTATTGCTCATAATTTGATTATAGATACATTCAGAAGAGACAAAAAAATGCCGAAGTATCGTGATTCGGATGAATTTTCTATCTTTTCGATTTTAATGGATAACAGTCCTAATATTGAGGGGCAAATGATTACAGAACAAGTAGAGTCTGATTTACTTAAATTAATTAACGAACTTCCAGACGATCAAAGAGAAGTATTGGAAATGCGTATTTATCAGGATCTTAGTTTTAAAGAAATTGCTGATTTAACTGACGTTAGTATTAATACTGCCTTAGGTAGAATGCGTTATGCAGTTTTAAATTTGAGAAAGATTATAGAAAAAAATCAAATTATTTTGACAAATTAG
- the bglX gene encoding beta-glucosidase BglX codes for MNFNQLRYVSLIVALLFLNCKSSKEILINNKQTSIEKGVDSLLNLMTLEEKIGQMNQYNGFFDVTGPVPKNGSAAQKYENLKKGWVGAMLNVKGVKEVRVLQKITVEETRLKIPLLFGFDVVHGYKTISPIPLAEAASWDLEAIEKSAQIAAEEASSTGINWTFAPMVDITRDARWGRVMEGAGEDPFLGSKIAIARVKGFQGDLTSNKNILACTKHFAGYGFAESGRDYNTVITSDDVLQNVILPPFKATIDANVKTFMNSFNELNGIPATGSSFLQRDILKGNWKFQGFVVSDWGSVNEMIAHGYAKNSKQAAEIAANAGSDMDMESYAYVENLAQLVKEGKVKETIIDDAVKRILRVKFELGLFENPYKYCDEVREKETIGKEEFHKDVLDIAKKSIVLLKNENELLPIPKEGKKIAVIGALANDKTSPLGSWRIGADDETAVSVLEGLKKYTGNQITYAKGVDVAVGRTQFMWETKINMTDKSGFPEAIKTAKNADVVIMVLGEHGLQSGEGRSRADITLPGVQQELLEEIYKVNPNIVLVLNNGRPLAIPWADKHIPAIVEAWHLGTESGNAIAEVLYGDYNPSGKLPITFPRNVGQVPIYYNHKNTGRPIMNEPESVFWSHYIDEKNTPLYPFGYGLSYSKFEYSNLTLNSNSFSKNGKIEVSVDVKNTGKVKGKEVVQLYIRDLLGSYTRPVKELKGFEMIDLEPNQSQKVKFTIDEKMIEYYTANAKWEAEPGDFKVFVGTNSADVLEKDFQFK; via the coding sequence ATGAATTTTAATCAACTGAGATATGTTTCCTTGATAGTTGCTTTACTGTTTTTGAACTGTAAATCATCTAAAGAAATACTTATCAATAATAAGCAAACGAGTATTGAAAAAGGAGTCGATTCGCTTTTGAATTTGATGACTTTGGAAGAGAAAATAGGTCAAATGAATCAATATAATGGCTTTTTTGATGTTACGGGACCTGTACCAAAAAACGGATCAGCTGCTCAAAAATATGAAAACCTAAAAAAAGGTTGGGTTGGGGCAATGCTTAATGTAAAAGGAGTGAAAGAAGTGAGAGTACTCCAAAAAATTACAGTCGAAGAAACACGTTTAAAAATTCCTTTGCTTTTTGGATTTGATGTTGTTCACGGATATAAAACAATCAGTCCAATTCCATTAGCAGAAGCTGCAAGCTGGGACTTAGAGGCGATTGAAAAATCAGCTCAAATTGCTGCTGAAGAAGCATCTTCTACTGGAATAAACTGGACTTTTGCTCCAATGGTAGATATAACAAGAGATGCAAGATGGGGTAGGGTAATGGAAGGAGCTGGCGAAGATCCTTTTTTAGGAAGCAAAATAGCAATTGCTAGAGTTAAAGGTTTTCAAGGAGATTTAACTTCAAATAAAAATATTTTGGCTTGTACTAAGCATTTTGCTGGATATGGTTTTGCCGAATCTGGAAGAGATTATAACACAGTAATTACAAGTGATGATGTTTTGCAAAATGTGATTTTGCCACCTTTTAAGGCAACAATTGATGCTAATGTTAAAACTTTCATGAATTCATTTAATGAACTAAATGGTATTCCTGCTACCGGTAGTTCTTTTTTACAAAGAGATATTTTGAAAGGGAATTGGAAATTTCAAGGTTTTGTTGTTTCAGATTGGGGATCTGTAAACGAAATGATTGCACACGGTTATGCAAAAAACAGTAAACAAGCTGCAGAAATAGCTGCAAATGCTGGTTCGGACATGGATATGGAATCGTATGCTTATGTAGAAAATCTAGCGCAATTAGTAAAGGAAGGAAAAGTAAAAGAAACTATTATTGATGACGCTGTTAAAAGAATTTTAAGAGTAAAGTTTGAATTGGGATTATTTGAAAATCCTTATAAATATTGTGATGAAGTTCGTGAAAAGGAAACCATAGGTAAGGAAGAATTTCATAAAGATGTTTTAGACATAGCTAAAAAATCGATAGTCCTTTTAAAAAATGAAAACGAACTACTTCCAATTCCTAAAGAAGGGAAAAAAATTGCAGTCATAGGAGCTTTGGCAAATGATAAGACCAGTCCACTTGGCAGCTGGAGAATAGGTGCCGACGATGAAACAGCAGTTTCTGTATTAGAAGGATTAAAAAAATACACTGGAAATCAAATAACCTATGCAAAAGGAGTTGATGTAGCTGTTGGAAGAACCCAATTTATGTGGGAAACTAAAATCAATATGACTGATAAAAGTGGTTTTCCAGAAGCCATTAAAACAGCCAAAAATGCAGATGTTGTAATCATGGTTTTAGGCGAACACGGACTACAATCTGGAGAAGGTAGAAGTAGAGCAGATATTACGTTACCAGGAGTACAGCAAGAGTTGTTGGAAGAAATCTACAAAGTAAATCCTAACATAGTCTTAGTTTTAAACAATGGCCGACCTCTTGCAATTCCTTGGGCCGACAAACATATTCCAGCTATAGTTGAAGCTTGGCATTTAGGGACAGAATCGGGTAATGCAATTGCTGAGGTTTTATATGGAGATTATAATCCTAGTGGGAAATTACCCATAACTTTTCCAAGAAATGTTGGCCAGGTTCCTATTTATTATAATCATAAGAATACAGGAAGACCAATTATGAACGAACCAGAAAGTGTTTTTTGGTCACATTATATTGACGAAAAAAATACTCCTCTTTATCCATTTGGATATGGCTTGAGTTATTCAAAATTTGAATATTCAAACTTAACGTTAAACTCAAATTCTTTTTCTAAGAATGGAAAAATTGAAGTTTCTGTTGATGTTAAAAATACGGGAAAGGTAAAAGGGAAAGAGGTAGTACAACTCTATATAAGAGATTTATTAGGAAGCTACACTCGTCCTGTAAAAGAACTAAAAGGTTTCGAAATGATAGATTTAGAGCCTAATCAGTCTCAAAAAGTAAAGTTTACTATTGATGAGAAAATGATAGAGTATTATACGGCTAATGCTAAATGGGAAGCAGAACCAGGAGATTTCAAAGTATTTGTGGGGACAAATTCTGCGGATGTTTTAGAAAAAGATTTTCAATTTAAATAA
- a CDS encoding endonuclease III domain-containing protein, which yields MTKKEKIQFVIDTLNQLYPEIPIPLDHKDPYTLLIAVLLSAQCTDVRVNQITPLLFAKADNPYDMVKLSVEEIKEIIKPCGLSPMKSKGIYGLSQILIEKHNGQVPQSFEALEELPAVGHKTASVVMSQAFGVPAFPVDTHIHRLMYRWNLSDGKNVQKTEADAKKIFPKELWNDLHLQIIWYGREYSPARGWNLEKDIITKTIGRASVLKEYNKKTP from the coding sequence ATGACTAAAAAAGAGAAAATTCAGTTTGTAATTGACACACTTAATCAACTATATCCTGAAATTCCTATTCCATTAGATCATAAAGATCCATATACATTACTCATTGCAGTCTTATTATCTGCTCAATGTACAGATGTTAGGGTTAATCAAATAACACCTCTTTTATTTGCTAAAGCAGACAATCCTTATGATATGGTTAAATTATCTGTTGAAGAAATTAAGGAAATAATAAAACCATGTGGATTATCACCCATGAAATCGAAAGGCATATATGGTTTATCTCAAATCTTGATCGAAAAACACAACGGACAAGTTCCACAAAGTTTTGAAGCCTTAGAAGAATTACCAGCTGTAGGACATAAAACAGCAAGTGTGGTTATGAGTCAAGCGTTTGGTGTTCCTGCCTTTCCTGTAGATACTCACATTCATCGTTTAATGTATCGTTGGAATTTATCTGATGGAAAAAATGTTCAAAAAACTGAAGCTGATGCCAAAAAAATATTTCCTAAAGAATTATGGAATGATTTACATCTTCAAATAATATGGTATGGACGTGAGTATTCACCTGCCCGAGGTTGGAATCTTGAAAAAGATATTATTACAAAAACAATTGGAAGAGCTTCGGTGCTAAAAGAATACAATAAAAAAACGCCCTAA
- a CDS encoding glycoside hydrolase family 16 protein has protein sequence MKNYVYTFLVAISSLLIIGGCQEDDNSFGDIITPENLNIVAEIVGKDATHPDGDGSGLVNFTATASNSLNYKYIFSDGSSQSVQSGKYQKRFNITGVNTYQVTVLASGTGGVSSSKTIDVTVRSDFSDPDALQKLTGGSTKKWYWAAAEAGHLGVGPNNDNPAQNSSPIWYAAAPFEKANSPESSCLYDNELTFIKDGNSLKYTLNNQGKTFFNVAFNSVVGATSTSDGCYAYNTSGTKNVLLGPSDSILTTTNPTATRGTTMTFSDGGFMGYYIGQSKYEILSITDNRMVVRVVMGNDNSIAWYHIFTTSPPSQGGNFTNLVWQDEFNVDGAPDASKWVLETGRGPGNDGWGNQEAQYYTTSSNNVSISGGTLKITAIKENFNGAAYTSARLKTQGKFDFKYGKVVMRAKLPSGGGTWPALWMLGSNITSVPWPDCGEIDIMEHVGNQQNKIFSTLHYPGHSGGNGVSGNTINATVSSAFHEYSMVWTDTAIKFYIDNVQFHSFTNTGSLPFNQNFFLLLNFAMGGNFGGAIDPNFTQSTYEIDYVKVYQ, from the coding sequence ATGAAAAATTATGTATATACTTTTTTAGTAGCTATTTCTTCGTTACTAATTATAGGAGGTTGTCAAGAAGATGATAATTCTTTTGGAGACATAATAACTCCTGAAAATTTAAATATTGTAGCAGAAATTGTAGGTAAAGATGCTACTCATCCTGATGGAGACGGATCAGGACTAGTTAATTTTACAGCAACTGCCAGTAATTCATTAAATTATAAATACATATTTAGTGACGGTAGCTCACAAAGTGTACAAAGTGGAAAGTACCAAAAAAGATTCAATATAACTGGGGTTAATACTTACCAAGTTACAGTTTTAGCTAGTGGTACAGGGGGTGTTTCTTCTTCTAAAACTATTGATGTAACCGTTCGTAGTGATTTTTCTGATCCAGATGCTTTGCAAAAGTTAACTGGTGGAAGCACAAAAAAATGGTATTGGGCTGCTGCAGAAGCAGGTCATTTAGGAGTTGGACCAAACAATGATAATCCAGCTCAAAACAGTTCACCTATTTGGTATGCAGCGGCTCCATTTGAAAAAGCAAATTCTCCTGAAAGTAGTTGTTTGTACGACAATGAATTAACTTTTATCAAGGACGGTAATAGCTTAAAGTATACACTAAATAATCAAGGGAAAACATTTTTTAATGTAGCGTTTAATAGCGTTGTAGGAGCAACTTCAACTAGTGATGGTTGTTATGCTTACAATACTTCTGGTACAAAGAATGTTTTATTAGGTCCATCAGATTCTATTTTAACAACCACAAATCCTACTGCTACTAGAGGGACTACAATGACTTTTTCTGATGGTGGATTTATGGGGTATTACATAGGTCAATCTAAATACGAAATATTATCAATTACAGATAACAGAATGGTTGTTAGAGTAGTAATGGGTAATGATAATAGTATTGCGTGGTATCATATATTTACAACTTCTCCACCAAGTCAAGGAGGCAATTTTACAAATTTAGTTTGGCAAGATGAATTTAATGTAGATGGTGCTCCTGATGCCAGTAAGTGGGTATTAGAAACTGGAAGAGGTCCTGGAAATGATGGATGGGGTAATCAAGAAGCTCAATATTATACAACAAGTTCAAATAATGTTTCAATTTCTGGAGGGACATTAAAAATTACTGCAATAAAAGAAAATTTTAATGGAGCAGCATACACTTCGGCACGTTTAAAAACACAAGGAAAGTTTGACTTTAAGTATGGAAAAGTAGTGATGCGAGCAAAATTACCTTCTGGAGGTGGTACATGGCCGGCCTTATGGATGTTAGGTAGTAATATAACTTCTGTTCCTTGGCCTGATTGTGGAGAAATAGACATAATGGAACATGTAGGTAATCAGCAAAATAAAATATTTAGTACACTGCATTATCCTGGTCATTCTGGTGGTAATGGTGTTTCTGGAAATACAATAAATGCTACAGTATCATCCGCTTTTCATGAATACTCAATGGTTTGGACAGATACAGCAATTAAATTTTATATAGATAATGTTCAGTTCCATTCGTTTACTAACACAGGTAGTTTGCCATTTAACCAAAACTTCTTCTTACTGTTAAATTTCGCAATGGGAGGTAATTTTGGAGGTGCAATCGATCCTAATTTTACACAATCTACTTATGAAATAGACTATGTAAAAGTCTATCAATAA